The stretch of DNA ATGTTTTAGAAAATTTAGGCGCCTCGTCTCGAAGCGAGGGTGGTTCATAAGAGAGCACTTTTACGGTAACAACCACTCCACGTAGCGTTTTGGAGCTTTTGAGGTACAACCTGTATGTTTTTTAAGTTGGAGGATGAAACCCCACACCTCGATTAGTTGACAGAGTAAGTATATacgttttcttcttcttcttcttcttcttcttcttcttcttcttcttcttcttcctcctcctcctcctcctcctcctcctcctcaactacCCCAAGCTGCCCATAAAGTTAAAGTAAATTATCCATCATGCCACCTGTAAGTGAAAAAAAGCTATTCGTTAATTATTTTTCTGATTTTTCCGCCCGTCACCAAAACTGCCCCTAAAGTTGAAGTAATTACCCACCCCGCCACCCGTAAGTGAAGAAAAAACTCTTTATTAATTGTTTCTCTTGAATTTTTTGTCCGTCATTAAAACTGTCCTTAAAGTTAAAGTAAATTACCCACCCTGCGTCAAGGATCAAGTCCAACATCGACCTATCGTGAGCATGTTAGAATGCACATGTCTTACGTCTGCATGTGTGTCGATTGGTGCATAAATATTCAAATACATGTATATACATGGAGTGCGAGTATTTGAAACTTGCTTTGAAGACCATGATTTTATTATCCCATTGCGTCGAAAGGGTCCTTTTGCTATTTATAAGAAAACGATGGCTTTACCTTTTGAGTGCTTGTTTCAAGTGTATCCACTACTTTTTGGAGAAAAACATTCATCCGGTTTTATATGTAAATCACCAAAATGAAGCAAAAATGACAACACTAATAAGTCACAATTTTTTACAACACACATATTGAAATATATTATCCGTCTCTCTTCATCAGTTTAAACTTTTAAATATTGGTTGGAGCATGGATTcaatcacacacacacacacatcaatGATATCCGATTTACCAGTGTCTCCACTACTTATTGCCGCGGCCTTGCTTTTGGAGACTTAATCTGCACTGGATAGCGGTGGATGCACCCAGCCCATGGTCCATTGCTATTGGGGGCTGGGACGATGCACTCCCACACCGCACTGTTGCATTTGAAGCCGGAGCCAAACCCGATCATCCATATGCGATCACCCTCATGCATACGACCCTTGGCCTCGACATATGCTAGCTCATACCAAACTGAACTGCTGGATATGTTTCCGAAGCGGTGCAGCGTCATTCTTGATGGCTCAACATGCTTGTCTGTCAGGCCAAGACTGCGTTGAACCTCGTCGATAACCGCAGACCCACCAGCGTGTATGCAGAAATGCTCAAAAGCTGTGAGGAAGTTGGGGACGTACAACCTAACACGCCCGCTGGATAGTTTTTGTGCCACGAAAGACATTGCAAAGAAAAGTTGCTCGGAGATTGGGAGCACGATGGGTGCAATGGCGGTGATGTTGGATTTCAAAGTGCGACCTGCGACAGCGATAAGGTCCATGGAGAGACCGGCACCCTTGTTCCCCTTGCCATCCTCCTCCTGGTATATGGACCGGTATGACTTATCATCCGCCGCGGTGGTCGTACGCACGGTGGACGTGAGCCGGAATCGGGCATTGGCGGCGGACGTGGACAGCAGCACGGCCGCCCCGCCCATGCGGAACAGGCAGTACGGCAGCAGCATGGGCCGCTCGTTCCCGGCATAGAGGTGGGGCGACAGGGTCTCCGTAGACACGACCAACGCACGTGCCCCTTGGGGTGACACCCGCAGGAGGTTCCTCGCGAGCTCTACCGATATTAGCCCGGCGCTGCACCCCATCCCAGATAGGTGCACGCTGCGGATGTCGCCTCGCAGCTTGTACTTGTTTACGATCATGTCGGTGAAGGATGGCGTGGGGTTGAAGCAGCTGCAGTTGACGACGAGTATGTCGATGGTGTCAAGAGAGACGTTCGTCTTGGAAAACAGCTCGTCCATGGCTGAGAAGACCACGAGCTCAGCCTCCTCGCGGGCGGCCTCCAGTGTGCAATACTCGTGCGCTGGAATGTAGTGGGTTGGTGCGGGCGCACAAGTCTCGTCCCCGAGGCCTGAGCTCTCGAGAAGACGTGACATGAATCGAATGCTCTTCTCATTGAATGTTGGCATTTGGCGTGTGTGCTCCACGAATGAGGCAAATGGGACGCGGTAATGATGAGTGCCATGGAAGCAGGCGTAGTCGATGAGGTACACCTTCCGTGGTCGCGATATTAGATACATGGTGAGTGCAGAGACAGGGAGGAAACCAAACAAGAAGAGGTGCGCCGGAGTAAGGGCTTGGAGCCGACCCACGATCTCATCGGGCTCGAGCCTTCCCGCCACAACCACAGTGGTTGCGGCTATTGGTATGGTGATCATGGCTAGGAAGTTGTCTACGACCAGCTTGTAGACATATTTGAGGTGCTTGCGAATTTCTGATGAACTCAT from Triticum urartu cultivar G1812 chromosome 3, Tu2.1, whole genome shotgun sequence encodes:
- the LOC125549068 gene encoding 3-ketoacyl-CoA synthase 5-like, translated to MSSSEIRKHLKYVYKLVVDNFLAMITIPIAATTVVVAGRLEPDEIVGRLQALTPAHLFLFGFLPVSALTMYLISRPRKVYLIDYACFHGTHHYRVPFASFVEHTRQMPTFNEKSIRFMSRLLESSGLGDETCAPAPTHYIPAHEYCTLEAAREEAELVVFSAMDELFSKTNVSLDTIDILVVNCSCFNPTPSFTDMIVNKYKLRGDIRSVHLSGMGCSAGLISVELARNLLRVSPQGARALVVSTETLSPHLYAGNERPMLLPYCLFRMGGAAVLLSTSAANARFRLTSTVRTTTAADDKSYRSIYQEEDGKGNKGAGLSMDLIAVAGRTLKSNITAIAPIVLPISEQLFFAMSFVAQKLSSGRVRLYVPNFLTAFEHFCIHAGGSAVIDEVQRSLGLTDKHVEPSRMTLHRFGNISSSSVWYELAYVEAKGRMHEGDRIWMIGFGSGFKCNSAVWECIVPAPNSNGPWAGCIHRYPVQIKSPKARPRQ